The Algoriphagus halophilus sequence GTGATGATGTGTACGAAGAGCATTTGGGAGCGGAGGGAACAAACATCTACCCTATTACCAATACCTATCCTTGGGATTTCAATGAGCAAGTAACTTTTGATGCTTCCTTTATCAAATTGAGAGAATTAAGCATTGGCTATAGGATTCCAAACCTTGGCAAGTTTAAAAATGCAACCTTCTCGATTTACACCAGAAACCTGATGATATGGACCAAGGCAGATATAGGAATAGACCCTGAAAGAGCCTTTTGGGCCAGCGGAGGAACACAAGGGAATACCTCTTCCCAATTCCGACAAGGGATCGAAAGACAAAATGTGATGCCTTGGAGTCTTCCAATCGGGTTCAAATTAAATTTTAATCTCTAACCTCAAATCATCGAATCATGAAAATTACATCAAAAATATATAAAGGAATGATGATAGCTTTGGTTTGCTGGGTGGGTTTCACGGGCTGTGATGATAAGCTTGATGAAATGAATATCAATCCTTATGGAATTGATCCTACAGAAGTTAACCCTAACCTACTGATGCCAACCATTTTGGCCTCTGCGGCTCAAAACTATACCAATCTAGGCGTGAATGACTTAGCCGGAGCTGTTCAACATACACAGAAAAATGGATGGTATGGAGGTCATAATAATTATAGCTGGGAAAGTATGAGTTGGAATGGATGGTACGATATTCTTAGAAACAATGACTTGCTTTACAAGAGAGCGGTAGAATTAGAGAATGAATTTTTCCAGGGCGTATCCTTGACCATGAAATCTTTTGTTTTTGGAAACATCACAGACTTATGGGGAGATGCACCCTACACCAATGCCCTAATGGGATTTGAAACTTCTCCTGAGTCTCAATTTCCCGCATTTGATAACCAGGAAGTGATTTATGATGGGATCATAGCGGATTTGGAGAATGCCGTTGCTTTGTTTAACTCTTCCAATTCTGATTTAGTAGTGCCTGCAAATGACCTTTATTTTGGAGGGGATGTAGGAAGTTGGAAACGTTTTGCCAATTCCCTTTTACTACGGTATTATTTACGGATTTCTTCTAAGAAGCCAGAGGTTGCCAAAGCGGGCATTGAAGCGATTTATTCTTCAGGAGAGTACATCCAAAATCCGTCCCAAGATGCGGTATTGGATTATACAGGAGGGGCAAGTGATATTTGGATAACCCGTCATATTGCCTTAAACCCTGATGACTTTCAGCGGTATCAAGCATGCCAAACGTTTATTGACCAATTGGTAGGGACCAATGACCCAAGGCTTCCTGTTTGGTTCGCACCAGTGCGTGTACAATGGGAAGCAGATGAAAGCCTGGATGTTGCTGCTGAAGATTTTATTCGAAATGACGGTGAAGCCTTAGGAGTGGTCACCTATCCTTTTGATGACTTTGTGGAATTGTATCCAAACGAAAACTTTACCAGAAAATACAATCCCAACTTGGTCTCTTACAATGATGCAGCATATGTCGGATTACCACCTTCTTTGATGATTCCTGAATCTTATAATGGAAATCCTTCTCCCGGTCAGGGGACGCAAAACCAGCATGTATCCCAATTGGCGGATATTTATCAATCCGCAGGTTCTGCAGGAGATATCCTAAAATCCAGATTGATCTCAGCTGCAGAAGTGAGTTTTATTTTTGCGGAAGCAGCTCTGAAAGGCTGGAATGTGGGCTCAGCGGAAGATCACTACTATATGGGAATTCAAAACTCCTTAATTACCTGGGAAAAAGAAGCAGAGTATGAAGCTTTCATCGCTCAACCGGAAGTTGCTTTTAACAATACCATCCAACAGGTGATTGAACAAAAATGGGTAGCAAGCTGGACTGCTGCAGCGGAGTCTTTTGCTGATTATAAAAGAACCGGATATCCTATGTTGGAAACAGGACCTCAATCTCCACAACCTAGGGTAGCATTGAGATTCCAATATGGCAATGATGAGTACAACAACAACGCTGAAAGCATCACTGGTGCCTTGGACCGATTGGAATTAACTGAGTATTCAGGAGGATTTGGAAAAGACAGCCAATGGTCCAAATCCTGGCTGTATCAAGGAAGTTCTATTCCTTGGTAAAAAATTAGATATAAAAAGAAATGTCACATTTTGGCCCCTACAATTATTAGGGACCGAAATGTGACATTTTATTGTTAACTGAATTTTAACTTCGCTTAGTTTGACCCTTGTGATCGCTCAGAAAAAGCCTTCAAGTATTTTCAGTTTGGATCATCAATTCAATTTCTCCACCCTAGTGGGAGTATCCTTGCCGCTGATGATACTTTTGCTGCTTAAAGCGATCGCCTTGATTACTTCCGTCATATTGGCCATATCCAGGGTTTCAATTTCATCTGAAGCTTTATGGTAATTGGGTTCATCATTCGGAGGCTCTTCCATTTTCGAAGTAGAAATCGTATGGGCAGGCACTCCCAAAGCTGCCAAGGTCGCATTATCGCTTCTATAAAAAAGATTTTGCTGTGGATAGGGATCTGGCTCAAACCGAAACTTGGAGCCTTCCAGGTTTTTCTGCAAAATCTCACCAATGCTACTTTTCTCAAAACCTGTAATATAAGCACTATTTGTACCCCACTTGCTTTCCGTTCCGATCATTTCAATATTGAACATGGCCACCACTTGATCCGGATCTAATTGCTTGGAAAAATAGGTGCTTCCAAAGCCACCGGATTCTTCTGCAGTAAAAGCCACAAAAATTAAGGAACGTTCATTATCCTGCAGTTCTTTAAAGTATTTTGCCAACATGATCACAGCAGTAGTTCCCGCTGCATTGTCGTTGGCACCATTGAAAATACTGTCTTGCCCCTCTCCCATGGATCGAATTCCTAGGTGATCATAGTGCCCACCGAAAACCACATATTCGTCTTTTAGGGACTTTCCTGGAATCATTGCTACCACATTCTTCAACTCTTCTTTTACCACTTGATTGGTAGCCTTCAACTGAATAGAGGAAGGGTCCAAATTCTTTGTCAAAACAAAAATCTGGGAGTATTCTGTAGGGAATTTTGGTCTGCTTGCACTCCTGGCCACTCTAGCAAAGTTTTCTTCATGGGCCGGGTCTATTAAAACCAGTAAATTCTTTTCTTCCCTCAATAGCGGAAAAACGCTTTGGTTGAATACATCATTTTCCTCCACGCTGATGAGTTGATACCCATCAAAAGATTCTAAGTTCAACTCCTCTTGGGTAGTATTGACCACCACATTTTGGGCATTCAATGCTTGTTGGTCCAACATTCCCTCTATTTCAGCCGGGACCGTTTTCAGTAATTGGAAATTCTGGAAATAGGAATTGTTACCTTCCAGATAAGGCAGATCACTTTTTTCAAATTCAGAAGCGACAAAATCAGCTGCTTTCTCCAGTCCAGGAGTAAATATTCTCCTTCCCTCCATATCGTCCGCAGAAAGTGTACGTTCAATCCGCTCCACTACATCCATGGAGATGACATCCTCAATAGTTGGGTTACAGGCATATAGCATCAGGCAACATGCCGATAGTGATAAAATAGTTTTCTTCATGCGTGGTGGGTTTATACTTTTTAGTAATAAGTAGTCATCTAGTTACTAAGATGGAATGAATTTTAAGCTTTAGGTAAACATAGTTTAAATTCTTGTATTTGGAGAAACAGGAATTGAGGAACCTTAAAAATGGATGCCTTGGTTAAAACCAATCCTTTGCTTTTCTCCTTCACTCGTATAACTGATAGAAATAAAAAAGACCTTCGAGGGTGTTACTTCCTCAAAGGTCTGATTTCGATACGTTAAGCACTTAAGGGTTAATTGCAACTTTCTAACCAATAATCTTTAAGTTAACTAATATTTATTTAGTAACCTATTTATCAGCTCTACATTTAACTATTAGTTGACTTCAAATAATCTATAAATGTCAATCGATAAGCAATTAACCTGAATATCAAAAATGTAAACCATCTTAAAAAAACTGAATAGTAGTAGTTAGGGTCTTACCACCACACAAAAGATTCGGTCCCTACCCTCAAAGCCTATACAAAAAGGCTCATTTCTATTATATTAGTAAAAACAAGTATCTTTCTTTTAACTATAGAACTTACCAGAGCTCGACCCAATTTTTAATTAACCAACCAGAATGAATTCAGGCATCTTCTGCATTTCCTTAGACTTCGAACTACTATGGGGCATTTTTGACAAAGTGGGAATGAATTTCAGTCCAAAATACTTCGAGCATACCCGGCAGATAGTTCCTGATATGTTGGATGTTTTTGCTAAAAACCAAGTCCAAGCTACCTGGGCTACTGTGGGGATGCTGTTTGCAGAAAACGAAGAGGAATGGATGGCATATGCTCCAATGCAAAAACCTTCCTATCGGGACCCGAAGTTATCTGCATATGAATTTGCTCGCAGCTATGGCTTGAATCCCCAAGTTCATTTTGCACCTGAACTGATCCAACAAATCATTGATACCCCAGGCCAAGAACTTGGCTCGCATACTTTCGCCCATTACTACACCTTAATGCGGGGACAAAGTCCTGAGCAATTCCGCCAGGACCTTCAGGCATCACAGAAAATCTCTCAGGATAAATTTGGAATCACTTTGAAATCATTGGTATTTCCAAGGAACCACATTAATGAGCTCTACTTACCTATTTGTCTGGAGGAAGGTTATACTCAAGCTAGAAGCAATCCCAAAAGCTGGTTCTGGCAAGAAACGCAACATGAGGATTTAAGTAAAAAATGGTTTAGATCTGCAGACTGCTTTATGCCTATTGGAAAAAATACTTCCTTCAAAAAAAGTGAATTGAAGATTTATCCCAATGAGCCTTTGTTAATTCCAGCTTCCAGGATCTTAAGGCCCATCTCAAAAAACAACAACCTGTTCAATTCTGTAAGGCTTTCAAGGATCAAGTCAGAAATGAGCTTTGCCGCAGAAAACCAAGAGATTTATCACCTGTGGTGGCATCCGCATAATTTCGCTAATGACCCTATCCAATCCATGATAGAACTGGATGAAATCATGGATCATTTCCAGCAATTAAAATCTGAATTTGGAATGAGAAGTCTGAATATGAAGGAAATAGGAGACTTGGTTGCAAAAGAATCAGAAAAAAGTCTCCAATCCATCAATTGACAAAAGGGGTCAGGAGTGGAATTTTACCCGCACTCCTTTGGGTGGAGTATAATGTCTTTTTTATAATTTTGGCCGGTGAAGGAACTAGCTACTTTCTTAATTTCCAGTTTGCCTTCTTCCCTATCAAAAACCCAAAAAAAATTGAATAAAAAAATAAAGGTATTACACTTGATCAAAAGTCTAGGAAGAGGAGGGGCAGAAAAGTTAATTCCTGAAACAGCCTTGGTACATAATCAAGAGCAATTTGAATTTCATTGTCTTTACTTTTACCACCAAGAAAACAACATTATCGATGAGCTTGAAAATGCGGGTATTCAAGTTCATTTAATCCCTTCTGGAAACTTAGGATTGTTTTTTCGGGTCAACAAAGTACGCAACTTTATCATTTCCAATGGATTCGACATTATCCATGCACACTTGCCATGGGCTGGAATAATGGCGAGATCTGTAGGTAGGAATCTGAACATCCCCATCGTGTATACTGAACACAATACCTGGGAAAGGTACAATAAGCTTTCCTACTGGGGCAATAGAATTAGCTTCAAAAAACAAGATGTGGCCATTGCAGTATCCAATGAAGTAGCCCTATCCATGCGACTCAATTCCATATGGGACCCTTATCAACGGGGAGGCAGAATGAAATTAAGAGTCATTCAAAACGGGGTGAATACGGAGGTGTTCAAAAGAGTGAAAATAGAATCCATTACCCGTGAGAAAATTGGAATACCTCCAGATGCAACAGTTGTTGGGATCGTTGCAGTTTTCAGGGATCAAAAACGCCTATGGCTTTGGGTGGAAGTGGCGTTGAAAATCCTAGAAAAATGCTCAAATACCCATTTTATCCTGGTGGGCGATGGAGAGTGGAGAGAGAGGCTGGAAGACCAGATCCTTAAATCCGGAAAAGAAAATCAGTTTCATTTAGTGGGAGTTCAAAAAAATGTAATTCCATTTTTATCCATGATGGATATTTACTTGAGCACCTCAGAATTTGAAGGATTACCTATTGCAATGTTGGAAGCCATGTCTTGTCATGTACCTGTGGTAGCCACAAGAGCAGGTGGAATTGGAGAGGTAATCCAACATGGGGTTCAGGGGTATTTAACGGAAATAGAGGACTGGAAGGAATTGACTCCGCATGCCATCAAACTCATTAAAAATCCAGCACTTCGGCAAAAAATGGCAGATGCCGCCAGAGCTAGGGTAATCCAAGGATTTAGTATGAAAAGGATGGTAGAAGAACTGGAAGAAATTTACAAGGACACCGCAGGTAAATAATCAGACTTAAAAAAATTAGAATCTCATGATATAGAAAGACAACTAAGACACATTTTCATGGTTTCTTTCGTCAGTTAGTATTCTTAGCTAATTAGGAATACCTCACTTCCAATCAAATATTCAGGTCCTAAAAGCTAAAGATCGGGACAATCAGATGGAAGATAGAAATGGATTTTAAAAATCCTGCAATCTACTATCCTATCTAATTCAGAAAAGAAAATAGAAAGCGGTTAACCTCCTATTGCTCCATCAACTCCGCCTCAGCAATACGCTTCCTCTCCTCCTCCACAATGCGGTTGTAAATCTCTCCACGTTTTTTAATCCGGTTGATCTTCTGCCAGTCCATAAAGGCGACTACCACAAAAAGCATAAAATACATGATCTGTGATTTTTGGCGGATGATGATCCCCAAATTGGACATCACATAGGTCATGGAGATGGAGATGGAAATAAATACCACTGCCGACATCTTGACCATCGCAGGGGCTTCCTTGATGTAGGTAATAAAATCTTTTCTTAGGATTTTACTAAACATGTAGATATACAAAGCATTTTCAAAAGAAATAGCAATGCCCAAGGCATTAGGGGAATCCACAAATAAGGGTCGAAACCAAAAAGTAAAGAGTTTCATCGGTAAACTATAGGAACCCATATCTACAGCTGAACCTGCTGCTTGCAATCTTTGCCTATTTAATTCTGATTCCTCTTCAAAACTATCCACTAAGTTATTAGGGTCATATCCTAAATAAACTATTAAATCTTCATAGACATAAATACTCATTCCGATTGCAAACACAACCACCATGTACTTCTGGTATAGAGGAACTTTTTCTTTACCCATCACAAACCCTACCCCCATACCAATTAAGATCGCAAAAAGAATATGTGGCCGTACCATATAGCACAAAAAGCTTCCAAAAATAATGTGAGGTATTCTTTTTGCCGGCCAGGATAACCCATAGACCAAGAAACCTATTCCTGCAAAAATCACCGCTCCTTTCCCCAAAGAAGCAGTCCAGAAATGCATATTGGGCAAAAACATAAAAATGGTAATCGCATCCCAACCTTCAAATTTGGGATTGAAACGCAGATTTTCCTTAAAGAATAGGTAAAAATAGACAAAACCCCAAAACCCTAACCAAGTAGTTAGGAACATCATCATATCGTAATTAAACCCAAACCAACGAACCCAAGGAAATGCCAACCACTCAATAAAATCTGTGCCCTCAGAAAAAGCATCAAACCAACTTCTCCAATAAAATTTCGTTCGATTAAAATAGGTAATAGAGTCAGATCGATTGAATTGCCCATACGTCCAATAGACCAAACCAAAAAACATATGGTACCAGAAAATCTGGTTCAGCATTCCAGCTTTCACCCATTTATGTTCCTTTTGGAGATTCCCAAGGATAGGTTGGCTAATGCCAAATAAAATCAATATGAGAACTACTGCACCAAGCACTCTTTGAATTTATTGTTTGAATTATTTTCCAATTTTAATTTATAGATATTCCTTTTTGAAACTTCCTACTTTCCCTAAAATCAAATAGACAAAGCCGTAACTACTCTCAAATAAAACTTCTCAAATTGAGTTGTAATATTTTCGATAGAATAATTTTCATTGATCAGCTGAAAAGCCTGATCAAGTATATTCTCCTTTTTTAATTCATCCATTTGATGTACTTCTAAGATTGATTTAATAAATGCATTTTTGTCACATTTGGAAATCAACCACCCTGTTTCCTCAGTCAAAACTTCAGAAACTCCTCCAACATCATATGCAATAACCGGAATTTTATTTGCAAATGCTTCTAGGATTACAGCAGGTAATCCCTCTATTTTACTTGGAAGAAGGATAATTGAATTTCTGGGTATAACCTCAAAAGGCTTGGGAACAATGCCCTTAAAAATGACTGAATCTTTCAAATTCATTTTTTTTACTTGATTTTCGATTGAAGCCTTTTTTGGCCCCTCTCCAAACAGCCACAATTTTAACGTCGGATATTGGGATTGAACTTCTGAAAAAATATCCATCAATTCCGAGTGATTTTTTTCGAATGTAAACCCTCCTATATGAACTAACAAGGGGTTTTCGGTTTTAATAAAATATGACTTTGATTTAGGAATTTCTATTCCTATTGGAATTACTTCATGTGCTTTATTAAAATAAAAAATAGAATTGAAATCTGATTTTGAATTAGAACTAACTGAAATTATACCGTCTATCTGATTATACAGGTATTTATTAAAATTCTTAATTAATGGACTCTGGATGTACTGACTTATTTGAGAAGCGTTTCTGAAAATCAAGGGTGTTTTCCACCCAAAAAGTTTCTTGGATAAAACAGTGAATTTTAAAGTATCAGCCGCATTAGCCTGTATAAGATCAGGATTTTCGGTTTTAATTAATTCTGCAAATTGGCTCCATGCTCTAAGATCCCAAAGCCTGTTTTTAATAGATCTTTTTAAATGAATCTGTTGTCCTGAAAAAGGTAAATCAAAATTCCCTTCAAAGAGAGAAATTAGAATGACATCATGCCCTAATTCTTTCAACTTTCCAGAAAGAAGGCAAGTAAAAAACTCAACTCCTCTTGCCTGGGGCTTTTGTATGACCTGGAAAATTTTCATTTTCTATAGTAAGCGTCTGAGAAGACCCACTCTTCCGTAAAATTAAATGTATGGGCACCCAGTTGCTTTTTTGAACTATCTGGCTCTAGGACTGCCACAGTATCTTCTTTATATTCTTCTGGAGTAAGATTCAAAATCTTCTGAATTTTTACTCTATGCCCATACCTCAAACCTGAATCCTGAGCAGGTCTAAATAATTTTTCTCCATTTTTAAAAATCCTTCCAGCAGGCCTAGAACAATTAACATCTGACACTATAGGATTCAATGAATGGGCGATCCATTTTGGTTCTAATAAACTTGGTGAATAATAGGCATATAATTCTACAAAGGCTGAAGTACCTTGGTGAGGACTCTGGTTCACAAATAACCAATACTTATCTTCTACTTTTATAAGTGTGGGATCATAAGCTTCTCCTTCAAAAAACACTCCTACCTTGGTCCATTTAAAAGGGAAATCTAAAGCTTTGTAAATAAATAGCTTTCCTACTTCTCCCGATTCTGGGATCAAATAAAACTCATTATTTTCTTCCCAAATAAAAGGATAGGAAAGATGCCATTTTTCCTCCAATACAACTTTTGGATCTATCATTTTCTTTCCATCCCATTCTGCAACAGAAATTCTTCCCTTATTGGAATTGTAATCAAAATCTTCAAAAAACACCCAGGTCTTTTTATCTTTTTCTATTGGAAAAGGATCTGCCCAGAAAGATCCATTTGAAAGTAAACCTTTTGGAGGTTTAATGGAATGGAAATTAATGACACTCAAATTTGATAAAACATTTCCCTCATTTCTAGCCACTACTATTTCCCAGTAAGGTTTTTTAAATCCCTCTTTTATTTTCCTGAATATATTTCTGAAAGTAAGATCAGTAGCCAAAATCGCCATCTTTCCTGAGGCTGGAGGTGTTAAAAGTGGTACCTCTGACTTTATCGGGACTTGATTACTATGTATTTCTTTTTCCCATTTATCAATTCCTTTGGTATTGATTTGACGGATAACACGAGGGATAATAAAACTAGAGAGCCAGAAAATTTTATTCGCATTTCTCTGTACGGAGAGCGGATCTGTTTGTGAAAAGGATTTATACAAAACTTGACCATCATCAAGTTTTTCAGATAATCTTTGAAGAATCAACCCTGTAGTTTCCTTTTTCAACATTACTTCCCAAAATCCTGGGGGGCCTCCTTTGTAGAATTGATTGTCACCATGATGGAAAGACCAGACTCCCAGTTTGGGGATAAGGAGAATTTTTCCCCTAAGTATTCTGAATCCAAAACGAACAATAATATCTGGATTCAGGGCACTGATTTTATCCAGATCTTCTTTTTGAAAGTAATCCGAATACTTCTTTTGAATTGGCGTAATTGGAAGAGAAGGAATATCCCAACCTTTTATATTCCTGATATCTTCTTGTGCAAATGCATCAGGAGATTTCAAAAATAATTTCCTGTCTATTGCTCTAAACAAGCGGTACAGGAATGGGGATTTCTTGCCGCTGGATTTAGGTTTTTGATTAATAACAGCTAAAACTAATTCAGTATTTCTTTCTTTGAGTATTTGTTCAATTGCCTCGAAGACCCAAGCTGCAACAATAAAGGAATCCAACAAAAGAATTATTCTAATCTTCACTTCTTAAGTTTTGATAGATTTTATGCAATGTTTGTTCGTATTGGATAGCAATTTTCTCAATATCAAACCTGGCAATAGCTTCCTCCCTAGCCTTTCTTCCTAATTCAGCCATATACTCAGGATTTTCTATGGCAAAAATCATCTGATTGGCTAATTGCTCCGAATTTTGAACTTCAAAAATCAAAGCATTCTCAGTACTCACTGCCTCTAAGTTCATAGAAATATTTGAAGCAATAATAGAAATTCCTGCCATCATGGCTTCCACCAATGTACCTGCAAAACCTTCATACCAACTAGGGAACAGAAAACAGTGGGCAGTGATCAGTGGGCAGTCCCGATAGCTACCGGGATCAGTAGTCAATGGATAGTACCCATTTATTAGTGCAATATTTGGATTGGAGATTTTTCCGGGAAGAAAAATCGAGTCATTGAGATTTAAATCCTGAACTAGCTTTTCAAGCTCTGATCTAAAAGGCCCTTCTCCAAAAATAGTCAAAGAACAATTTGGGTACTTTTCGATAACTATTGAAAAAGCATTTATTGCATCCTGAAAGCCTTTTCTTTCCAAGAGCCTACCATAAGAGATAAAATTAAAAGTTTTAGGACTCTCCTCTTGTTCTTTGGGGTTTTTCCCAGAAGGCCTTTCTCCATGAATTCTTACTTCTCTAAGTTTATCTGAAGTCCAGAAATTTTTAGGAATATTTCTGCCCCTATAAACCACTTCAATTTTATTCTCATTTAAACCCAAAGTCTTTATATGTGAATCAGCTAATGCCCTAGCATTAGAAATCCAGAATTCCGGAATGGATGCAGTTATTTTATCCAGCCAATATACTATTTGATGCTTTATACCAGATTTGTCCTTCCATGCCAATTTGGAATAGCTATCATTTACAAGAGTACCAACTAATGGAACGCCAGTAATCCATGAAGCTAGGCGGGTGATTATATCAGCACGCCATAAACTTGAGACCAGTAAATCTGGCTTTTCCTTATGGATCAAGCTAACCAATCTCCTTATTCCTAAAATTAGATGGTATTTCTCAGGAATATCCAAAAAAAATAGCCGAATACCGGCTCTTTGATATTCTCCTTTCAATTCATTTCTGGGATAGAAATAAACCAGGGAGGTGTCAAAATCTTTAGAAAATCTGGATAGTAGTTCTAGGTTACTGCGTTCAGTTCCAGCATTTATTAAAGCATCTTGAGTAAAAAGGAGTTTCAAGCTTTAAAGAAATGTTTTTATTAAGGTGGAAAAAGAATTATGAATAAATAGTGCGTTTGAAAAATGGATTTTACGATCAATTTTCCTAATATCCGTTTGAAATAAGCCTACGAATATATAATCATAATTAGACAAATATTCTATAAAACTTGACAAATGAACATGACGAGTATTTGATTTATCTAATCCACATTCAACATATATTAATTTAAATATACCTAGGGACAAATTCTTATTAGATCCTTTTAACACATTTAAATCATATCCTTCAGTATCAATTTTCAACAAATCAACACTTTTAATATTACAAGATTCAATATAATTATCTAGAGTATTGACTTCAATATCCTCTATTAATAGGGAATTTTTAGGCTGATTCTCTAAAACCAAGCTGTTAATATCAGCCCTGTTTGGTTCATTTATTCGAATTGAAAGATTTTGAACTAAATCTCCAATTGCAATTTGATTTAAAATAACATTACTATTCGTACCTAGATTCCTTTTAAGTATTTCAAATGTCCCTTTTATCGGTTCGAAACAATGATTCTCTGATTTAGAGTAAATTTTAAGAATTTGGTTTGTAAATCCACCTACGTT is a genomic window containing:
- a CDS encoding FkbM family methyltransferase; this encodes MKKALFKYIKLHIVNLFHFWFYDVKRLPVGTHFFYFLKYRVQFDIKTVFDVGANVGGFTNQILKIYSKSENHCFEPIKGTFEILKRNLGTNSNVILNQIAIGDLVQNLSIRINEPNRADINSLVLENQPKNSLLIEDIEVNTLDNYIESCNIKSVDLLKIDTEGYDLNVLKGSNKNLSLGIFKLIYVECGLDKSNTRHVHLSSFIEYLSNYDYIFVGLFQTDIRKIDRKIHFSNALFIHNSFSTLIKTFL